One window of the Chanodichthys erythropterus isolate Z2021 chromosome 2, ASM2448905v1, whole genome shotgun sequence genome contains the following:
- the LOC137029896 gene encoding myelin basic protein-like, producing MASASSSQSTFRLGRSKKSPTVMDQIGKFFGGDKKKKGKGSFRGGLSSSPQRSSASPRRRPDEGAVMHFLRNIVSPSTPKSKREQKSQSSKGQKGRGDSQSTLTRIFKRGGSQTASSAKR from the exons ATGGCGTCCGCAAGCTCTTCCCAGTCAACCTTCAGGCTGGGCCGCAGCAAGAAGAGCCCTACCGTCATGGATCAGATCGGAAAGTTCTTCGGAGGGGATAAAAAGAAGAAGGGAAAG GGATCTTTTCGAGGTGGTTTGTCCTCATCCCCTCAGAGATCGAGCGCGTCCCCGCGGCGCCGTCCAGATGAGGGCGCTGTCATGCACTTCCTCAGAAACATC GTTTCTCCCTCTACCCCAAAATCTAAG AGAGAGCAGAAATCACAGAGCAGCAAAGGCCAGAAGGGACGTGGAGACAGTCAAAGCACCTTAACCCGCATCTTCAAACGG GGAGGAAGCCAGACTGCTTCATCTGCCAAGCGTTGA
- the LOC137029887 gene encoding myelin basic protein-like: MGQHLGKREPLSASKGSSTVSDHMSAASPEAQDEVFGEGEADLNQNNGCSSKSPAVTDSMNAAVDHSSWKQPSTADPDASEPRPHLVRLFSRDAPGREDNTFKDRPSESDELQTIQEHGGSGGSECGSDCAEQDLE, from the exons ATGGGCCAGCATCTTGGAAAACGTGAACCACTTTCTGCTTCCAAg ggaTCCTCCACAGTATCTGATCACATGTCAGCAGCCTCGCCGGAGGCTCAAGATGAGGTGTTTG GAGAGGGGGAGGCGGACCTCAACCAGAACAATGGCTGCTCCAGCAAGAGTCCAGCGGTGACCGACTCCATGAACGCCGCAGTAGATCACAGCAGCTGGAAGCAGCCGAGCACGGCCGACCCCGACGCCTCGGAGCCCCGCCCACACTTGGTCCGCCTCTTTTCTCGAGATGCCCCGGGCCGCGAGGACAACACCTTCAAGGACCGCCCCTCGGAGTCGGACGAGTTGCAGACCATCCAGGAGCACGGCGGCAGCGGCGGCTCAGAGTGCGGCTCGGATTGTGCGGAGCAGGACCTCGAGTAG